The DNA region CCCggttgaccaaattttgggtgatccaaccctAGGAGTTCAAATTCGATCATCATATAAAAACCTATGTCAAATAGCTCTAATCTATAAAATTaaacccaagactatagaagaagtcctACCTAACCCAGACAGGATAATTGCAatacaagaggaactagctcaatttgaaaaaaaaaaatttaagtctgggaacttatacctaaacccataaataaattcataattgacactaaatgggtattcaaaaataaattagatgataaaggtgaaatagtaagaaacaaggctagATTAGTAGCAAAGGGGTTCAGCCaaatagaagggttagattacgatgaaacctatgcacctatggctagacttgaatccatcaggatgctactagcctatgcagcacatataGAATTCAAGTTATTCCAAATAAATGTAAAATCCAtattcttaaatgggttcattaaagaataagtctatgtaaatcaacccctaggatttgagaatttagactacccaaaccatgcctttaggttaaagaaagccttatatggactaaaacaagcacttaAGGCATGGTATGCACGATTATTaacttacctaatatccaaggggtttaaccaaggacaaatagatcaaactttatttgttaaaaccttagaaaaagacatctttatagctcaaatttatatagatgccataatttttggttcaaccaatactaaatttttaaaagaatttactaagttaatggaaagtgaatttgaaatgagcctagtaggagaacttaactttttcttaggcttacaaataaaacaaacaaaataaggaatatatatttttcaaacaaagtatgctaagaaattaattaaaaaatttggaatagaaaattctaaaaatataaatatcccaatggcaactaatgttaaaattgattctaacttagaaggaaaaccagtagatttgAAATATACATCACTCAAGGACTGAACACATAGAAGTCAAACATCACTttataagggatcacgtagctaagggtgatattatacttgactatgttgattccaaatcaaacttagctgatatttttataaaactcttacctaaacttgagttcagtactcTTAGAAGACAATTAGATATGTGCTTAATAGAATACAttctaaaactttaaaaatcatgttatttatgatttttttttattttgactttaaaattCTAAgcgaaattatttttcaaaattcccaattttactagtgtttaaaaaaaaatggactTAGCTTAGGTAtctaccccctagaaagcatgtacccataggtttgaACAAGAGCATTTCACAAGTACACTAagaataccttgcttgtgtatgacaaatacttagaatgatgtgagatgcatagggtactgtctggacttcagaatacttatgtatatgcatcaatataagtctaggtaataaataccaaattaaattgatcaagttaagttatccatttTAGTAAAACTAACCGGAacacttacttaacttgactaaccaagtgaaagctactatctcatggtaaacagctagtagctaaaggttagatattTGTTTAAGAAAAGTTGATGTTTGTTTTTGAAGATTTTGTCACTTCAAAcgctcatgcttggactctaggaccctaaactTAAAACACTTAATTTTgtcattaatcaagggggagtgacaAGAGTTAAGgtattaagttaaatattttctcaaagttaaaagttttttttttcaaaatctcaaatatcctttaattttttttaaaaaaaaatcttgcaaaagctaagtgtttaattaatttttttttgcaaaagctaagtgtttagttaattatttttaaaaatcttgcaaaagctaagtgtttaattatttttttttttaaatcattcaaaagctaagtgtttagttaattttttttttgaaaatccttCAAAAGCTAAGTGTGTAGTTAAACTTTTTTGAAAATCTTTCAAAAGTTAAGTGTTTAATGTTTAACTATCTTTGGAAAGCAACTTTAAATGTTTttcattaagttttgaaaaagtttttttaaaatcttaaagatGTTTTTCTAAAGTTaagtatttagtaattttttttaaagaaaatctttagttaaattttcttaagaaatttttctaaaactaaatatttaaattttcttaataaatttttctaaagctaagtatttaaattttattaagaaaTCATTCAAATTGtaagtatttaaattttcttaagacatctttcaaaagctaagtatttaaattttcttaagaattttttcaaaagctaagtattcatatttttaatttcaaaagctAACTAAAGGCttttatcaaattctttctaaaaaaataattaaactgaTTAAGCCTTAAAAATCTTAAAAGTTTTCTTCACTattaactaagtgttttaaacTTCTCTCAAAACTAAAAGTATTTATTTAAGGGGGAGCTTAGTAATATAATTATGACAGTAATTAGACGTTTTTTTTACTATCTTTACAAATCAATTTTTTCTCTCTAACTTAGtatcttttttatgtatgtcaaaggTGGAGAGAaaggttaaagttaagttaaacatataacctttaattaagggggagtataagggaattttttttatcaaattattttGCTATGCATAAGTTCTTTTGATGTTTAAGTTCTATactttattgttatgttttacttaattttgaaccaggttgtcataatcaaaaagggaaagattgttggtgtagggagtattagatgatcaaacctaagttttgattatagcaaagggtctaaagttaaggttacttgttgtctaacaagtttgaatgagcttgcaagaaagtcctaagtgttcttaggtaaaaattctagtagattctaggcaggtggaaaaccccagGGGGAGGTAACTTgaggtggtggaaagtcctaactacgattaggcaaggcgaagtcttggcaggtcgagcactttggacaaaatcctagagtcggggactctaggtgaaaatcctagtggtcgcttgtaacgacccaaatttcctccttttgagctccaataataattcaaaaatatttaaaaatactatagaaaaattctagagatttttagaaatttttagagtatttttatgtaatttttggagtttgtttggtatttttatcaagaagaagaagttaaaaaaaaatgttgaagccgggttttgaacccaagacctcggacccgaaccagatctTAACCAAACTCAgtcaaccaactggtctgcgagTGTTTTGTAAATCAAATATGGAGCAAATTATATATAAGTAGTAGCTAGGAGCATtttaaataaaaggggaataaaacgttcggttgaggattcgaaaccacgacccttgacttggtcaaaacagcagccaaccaactcttccgcgagtatttcgtgaaatggtagggtgcgagatatatatatatgttatcattgaaaccctagttataagaggaGAGAACTTAAGGGGCCGTTTGGTTgggtcattttctattttcattttctttttttttggaaattactGTTTGTTTTGTGTTTTCCATTTCCATTTTCTGGAAAATGAGAACTCATTTTCtaagaaaacagaaaatgacaaaatatcattttctagagaaaatggaaaacgcgcacAGAAAAATAGAAAACTGGAAAACGCGGCGTAACCTTGTGTTTCTGTCCTAAGCCCTAGTTTCTTCTCTCCACTCTCATTTTCCTCCCGAGCCCCTCTCCCGTGGTCTAGCTCCCTATCGCCGCCACCCATCCCTCTTCTTCCCCTCTCCACCGACGCCCCTCTACCACTGCCAGATTCACCACCGCCTCTTTCATCCTTTTCCTCCCTTCCTTCTTTCCTTGTAGCGACCACGTGGCTCGTCGCCTTCCCTAACCTCGCGCTGAGAACGCACCCCTCGTCATCCCCGTCATCGTCGTCGCCCTCTGCGCCATCGGGCTAGGGTTCTTCTCTGAGTCCGCCCCGCTGCCCTCCCTCTCCGATCGTCTCGTCATCCCTATTGTCGCCGCCCTCTGCGCCATCGGGCTAGGGTTCTTCTCTGAGTCTGCCCCGCTGCCCTCCCTCTCCGATCCAGAAGCCACCTTCTCGTTCTAAAAGCTCCAGACATCTTTGGTTTGGATTCGTAAGATTCATCATTTCCTTCCTCCTTTTTCAGTAGATCTTTGTATTTGGATGAAGTATGGAATTTGAAATGAATAGAAATTTTGAAGAAGTATATTTGACCTAATCTTGAATGCTCAAGTCTGTAGCTGTGCCACAATCTAACAGAAGCGTGATCAATGTGTGTTCTAACAAAAGCATgattttttaatttgtaatttctcACCAGCTAGTTTTAttatctccttttttttcctatACAGTTGTTCAGATTGAGGTTGTTTGATGGCAATTggtttttcattttgttcaatttGAGAAATGTGGGAATTTTCAAGGAGAGGACATAAAAATgttatatttttatacttataaaATGGCTAtgattatataataatttttttttacaaaaatagaTGGAAAGTTGTGTTCTTTATGTTGGAGTCAACCATTAGAATTGTTAGAATATGTAGGTTTAGTCTCACAAACTATATCTAGTCATTATGAATTACATTGGAGTTCATAAATCTATTTGTGATTATTCTCTTTTTACTTGAATAAAACAATGCATATCACAAGTACCATTGTCTATTGCAACTCAATCTCAGGGCCTTGTTTTCTCTACATTGGGGCATTAACTTACTAGATGAAAAGGTTAAAACTTGGATGTACATTCCAATTTTTTTCTCTACATGCTTGTAACTTGCTTAGGGTATTGCTTTGGGTATTACATTTTCTAATATATGTTGCTCTACATTTTTATGTCGCCTTTAATATTGGCAATTTTTAGAGATTACATTATGGGAGGGCATAATCCAAGTATCGAAATTGAGAAGTATGATTGGTCAAAGACAAATGTTGCCATGTTTGTCGATATCATTTATGAAAAAGTGAAGCACAATAAGCTACAAACATCTACCTTCACTAATACGGTTTGGGAGGAGATCAACAAAGAATTATATCAGGTTACGAACAAGAATTATGGTGTAGAAAGGCTCAAAGGTAAATGGAATCGTCTACGCACAAGACAACGTCTTTTTGCAGCATTGCTTGCGCATACTGGTGTGACAATGGATCCTGACACCAATAAAGTGAATGCTCCAGAGGAAGTGTGGGCAGAATTTTATCTGGTAAATACTTATATctaatcaaatatataattttattgtaTGTTTATGTATAATAAAATGCATTTTTTTGTAATCAATGGaacagaaaaataaaaaggagtaTAAGTCAATACGAAAGGAAGGATGTGATCATTTTCACATTCTTAGTGAAATTTTCGGCGGGACAACTGCAACTGGTGATATGCATAGAGCTTCTACTCAATTACCTCCCACATCTGATGAAGAGAGAGAGCTCGAAGAAGCATTCATTAACAGAGGTGTCAGCTCATATGTTGAAGTTGTCGATGACGAGAATGAGGACGTTGGAGGGGAACCTAACAATCGCCGACGTCGTAGTACAGAATCAACTGAGAGTCATCGACGTAAAGATCCTAAGCGTTCAAAAACTGAAAAATATGATGCTTATATGGACAAGTGGAGTGATACCTTGCAACACCTGAGTCAAGAATCTATTGCTAGGCAAAAATACCTGGATTTGAGGGCTGCTAAGTTAGAACGCGAACAAGAAATTTCTTCCTCTACTGGAACGAGCGGGTTCAGTGATCCTTACTCTATAGATATGTGCATGCAGGTTTTAAATCAGATGGATGACTTATCAAACCAAGTGTACACAAAAGCTACAGAAGCTTTCGGTAAACCTTGGCTACGAGAGGTTTTCATGAAAATTCCATCAAATAGGAGAGCTGGATGGTTGGATTGCCTCAATCTCGACCGTGTGTAGGGTCATATGTTGACAAGTTCATGGGGATTGCTTTTATTACCTAGCCGGAGACTTTTTAAGTAATGATGGTTTTTGATTTTGTGACTTGAATGTGTAAGACATATTTGCTATTTTGTGGATTGAATGTTTAAGACATATttgatattttgaaatttaatgttgATGACTATGTCAtgctttttaaattttaattgtttatTGGTTTGCctcaattcataattaattttatacaTGTATGCTGAGTTTAATATCGATTTATTGCAGATCATGTCAAACTCTGATGATGAATCTGATGACTATGATGAATTAGGCGCAGATATCAATTTGCTTCTTATTTTGAGCCATGCAAATGATTTTTTTCATGAAATGACTCAGTTTCATAGATCTATTGATCGGATGCCTTGTCGAACGTCATCTCTTACTGGGAGGATGTATATTCAAGAAATACTTGATGGGCACCCTCAAGTTTGCTTTGATAATTTTCGTATGTCGAAACATGTGTTCGTGAATTTTTGTAGGACATTAAAAGAGATGAATATATTACAAGATGGAAAGAAAGTTACTGTTGAAGAAGGTGTCGCTATGTTCTTACTAATCATCGGGCACAACACACGACATCGAATATGTGCAGATCGATTTCAACATTCATTGTACACTTGTAGCAAGTGGTTCAAACAAGTTTTACGAGCTGTTTGTACATTGGGCACACATATTATTCGACCATATGAACACAATGACGTACATCCTCGCATATTGCATAATCTAAAGTGGTTTCCATATTTTAAGGTATATATTTTACCCTAATGTATCTAGTTACATTAACAACATATCTTTACTAAGAcattgtgtatttttagaattgtcTTGGAGCTATTGATGGAACTCACGTATCGGCATGGACACCGACATCAATTCAAACATCTTTTCGTGGTAGAAAGGTTATTGTCACACAAAATGTGATGCTTGTATGCGATTTCGATATGCTTTTTACATTTGTGTATACGGGCTGGGAGGGGACAGCAAATGATTCAAGGGTGTTCATAGACGCTTTGACTAGGCATGAAAATCATTTTCCTAAACCTTGCGGTGGTAAGTAATAGAAAAAATTCTCTATATATATTCATTTATGTAGGTATTTTACATTATTAATTAATATGATAATACTATCACAGATCAATTTTATTTGGTTGATTCTGGTTACCCAAATATGCCGGGGTTTCTTGCTCCATATCGAGGTCAACGCTATCACTTGAGAGATTATCGACGGCAAGGCAGACCAAGGGGGAAGGAAGAGTTGTTCAATTATAGGCATAGCACATGTCGTAATATTATTGAGCGATGCATTGGGGTGCTTAAGGCAAggtttcaaattttaaaagataTGCCAAACTATCCAATTACTAGCCAAAGATTAATTCCACTTGCATGTTGTGCGGTGCATAATTTCATACGTCGGCATCATGCAATGGATaatttatttatagagtattcATCTGAAGATATGCTCATGTCTGGAGTTGAAGATAGTTTTGGTGATCAAGAGACGATTCCAATTGATCCAAGCCAAACAGCTCAGATGGGACACATACGTGATGACATTGCAAGCCATATGTGGAATGATTATGTGGAGCATCATCCGTAATTAGCTAATGTCTGGTTTCAGCCTTTTATGGCTCTTGATTTTGTTATGAATGACTGTTATAATTGGCTgttttttgtttttgaattttggtTGGGAAGCATTTTGTTACAATCTGTAATTAGCTCAGATGGGAAGTTTGTTGTTACAATCTGTGGCTCTTGATTTTTGTGAAGGAATAGAAAAGAAAGTTGTTGTTACAATCTGTGGACTTTCTTTGAGAcctacaaatttgaaaattaatgtcTCAAGTACATAGCATATGTGAGAGGAGTTTGGAACTCTGAATGTTGTGAGGATTGCTGCATATGAACTTTGAATGTTGTGAGGATTGCTGCATATGTTCTTTTTTGCTTATATGATCcttactttttttattttcttttttgctGCATAGTTCCCCTCCTCCTCTAGTCATTAAGGTAACAAGCAGTCTTGTTGAAATGATTCAACTTGTGACATCTTATTTCAGAGGTATTGATCTAACTGAGGCATTGCAGCTCCAGATGGAAGTTCAGAAACGCCTTCATGAACAACTACAGGTATCTTTTATAGTTGAGTTATGAGCATgctcttctattgttttatttcttttttgtatCTTTGACATGATCCAGGCCATAAATTTATGGAATTTTATTTGGTATTTTTCTCAACAAACAATTGTTAATGAATGTTGCGTGATTGTTGATTTCACATCTAACTTCAAAAAAC from Zingiber officinale cultivar Zhangliang chromosome 4B, Zo_v1.1, whole genome shotgun sequence includes:
- the LOC121978303 gene encoding uncharacterized protein LOC121978303: MGGHNPSIEIEKYDWSKTNVAMFVDIIYEKVKHNKLQTSTFTNTVWEEINKELYQVTNKNYGVERLKGKWNRLRTRQRLFAALLAHTGVTMDPDTNKVNAPEEVWAEFYLKNKKEYKSIRKEGCDHFHILSEIFGGTTATGDMHRASTQLPPTSDEERELEEAFINRGVSSYVEVVDDENEDVGGEPNNRRRRSTESTESHRRKDPKRSKTEKYDAYMDKWSDTLQHLSQESIARQKYLDLRAAKLEREQEISSSTGTSGFSDPYSIDMCMQIMSNSDDESDDYDELGADINLLLILSHANDFFHEMTQFHRSIDRMPCRTSSLTGRMYIQEILDGHPQNCLGAIDGTHVSAWTPTSIQTSFRGRKVIVTQNVMLVCDFDMLFTFVYTGWEGTANDSRVFIDALTRHENHFPKPCGDQFYLVDSGYPNMPGFLAPYRGQRYHLRDYRRQGRPRGKEELFNYRHSTCRNIIERCIGVLKARFQILKDMPNYPITSQRLIPLACCAVHNFIRRHHAMDNLFIEYSSEDMLMSGVEDSFGDQETIPIDPSQTAQMGHIRDDIASHMWNDYVEHHPSPPPLVIKVTSSLVEMIQLVTSYFRGIDLTEALQLQMEVQKRLHEQLQIQRNLQLRIEEQGKYLQVMFEQQCKSTMNKFNTLSTA